From Cydia fagiglandana chromosome 6, ilCydFagi1.1, whole genome shotgun sequence, the proteins below share one genomic window:
- the LOC134665345 gene encoding ribosome maturation protein SBDS: MSKIFTPTNQIRLTNVAIVRLKKGGKRFEIACYRNKVISWRNKVEKDIDEVLQTHTVFTNVSKGQVAKKEDLVKVFAKEDLTEICKEILEKGELQVSDKERHSQIESLFKDIATTVADKCINPETKRPYPVSIIEKAMKDIHFSVNVNKNAKQQALDVIQLLKKEIPLERAQMRVRILLTGKDARKTKEKVVKLTTSVEEESWDSGNANIICLIDPGNFRNLDELIRTETKGSGQFELLNLKEMVEGEQAL, translated from the exons ATGTCAAAGATATTCACACCCACCAACCAAATTCGTTTGACGAATGTAGCGATAGTTAGGTTAAAAAAAGGTGGTAAACGGTTTGAAATTGCATGTTACAGGAACAAAGTAATATCGTGGAGAAATAAAGT AGAGAAAGATATTGATGAAGTTCTACAGACACACACCGTGTTTACTAATGTTTCCAAAGGACAAGTGGCTAAGAAAGAGGACCTTGTAAAAGTGTTTGCCAAGGAAGACCTAACTGAAATATGTAAAGAAATTTTAGAGAAAGGCGAACTACAAGTGTCAGACAAAGAGAGGCATTCTCAAATTGAATCCTTGTTTAAAGATATTGCGACTACTGTAGCTGATAAATGCATTAATCCAGAAACTAAAAGACCATATCCTGTCTCAATCATAGAAAAAGCAATGAAGGACATTCATTTTTCTGTAAATGTTAATAAGAATGCTAAACAACAAGCTCTGGATGTAATTCAGCTGCTCAAGAAAGAAATACCTCTTGAGAGAGCTCAAATGCGAGTCAGGATTCTTCTTACAGGCAAAGATGCACGGAAGACTAAAGAAAAAGTTGTTAAATTAACAACAAGTGTCGAAGAAGAAAGCTGGGATTCTGGAAATGCTAACATAATTTGCCTTATTGATCCAGGGAATTTCAGAAATTTGGATGAATTAATAAGGACAGAAACTAAAGGCAGCGGCCAATTTGAATTGCTGAACTTAAAGGAAATGGTTGAAGGAGAACAAGCACTGTAA